CGATACGCGGCCCAAGCACACCTTCTACTTCGGCCTCGGCCTCATCACCTTGTGGGTCGCGCTGGAGACGCCGATCGACGTCCTCAGCGACCACTATCTGGACAGCGTCCACATGCTGCAGCACGTGCTGCTCGGCTTTGTCGCGCCGCCGCTCATGCTCCTGGGGCTGTCGGGCGAGATGGTGGCGCGCCTCGTGCGCGTGCCCGGGGTCCGCGGCGTGACCGAGCCGGTGCCGGCCCAGCTCATCGCCGGCCTGGTGATGATCGCCTGGCATGTGCCGCCGCTCTACGAAGCCACGCTCCACTCGGAGTCGCTCCACGTCGTCGAGCACCTGATGTTCATCGCCGCCGGGGCCGCGATGTACTGGCCGATCCTCGAAGCGACCTCGGCCCAGGCACGCTGGCCACTGTCGCCCGGCGCCAAGCTCGTCTACATGCTGGTCGCGACGCTGCCTCAGGACGGGGTCGCCCTCGTCTTCATCTTTTCACGCGCCCCCTTCTACGACTTCTACACCCACGTGCCGAGGCTCATCCCGTCGCTCACCCCGCTCATCGACCAGACCATCGCGGGCGCCGTGCTGATGACCCTGGGCAAGGCCACCTTGGCGGTCGCCGCCATGGCCGTCTTCTTCCGCTGGTTCAGCGTCGAGCACCGTGAGGACATGGCGCGGCCGGCGAAAACCGGATCCTCGATCCGAGGCTAAAATCGCGGAGAAGTGGGGTGCTTGGGGGCGCGCAGGGCGCACACTGACGAACGGCGATGAAGTACTACGAGAGCATTCTCGACATCGTCGGCAACACCCCCC
Above is a window of bacterium DNA encoding:
- a CDS encoding cytochrome c oxidase assembly protein, producing MVSWPLDPTVDAGLIALFLGHAWLASRVADTRPKHTFYFGLGLITLWVALETPIDVLSDHYLDSVHMLQHVLLGFVAPPLMLLGLSGEMVARLVRVPGVRGVTEPVPAQLIAGLVMIAWHVPPLYEATLHSESLHVVEHLMFIAAGAAMYWPILEATSAQARWPLSPGAKLVYMLVATLPQDGVALVFIFSRAPFYDFYTHVPRLIPSLTPLIDQTIAGAVLMTLGKATLAVAAMAVFFRWFSVEHREDMARPAKTGSSIRG